In a genomic window of Zingiber officinale cultivar Zhangliang chromosome 9B, Zo_v1.1, whole genome shotgun sequence:
- the LOC122024653 gene encoding 70 kDa peptidyl-prolyl isomerase-like gives MDEDFDLPVDEEIPDDGMMDLPDDESPTLDVGEEKEIGKQGLKKKLVKKGDGWETPEVGDEVEVHYTGTLLDGTKFDSSRDSGTPFKFKLGQGQVIKGWDQGIKTMKKGENAIFTIPPELAYGESGSPPTIPPNAILQFDVELLSWSSVKDICKDGGIIKKILKAGEKWENPKDLDEVLVKYEARLEDGTVISKSEAVEFTVKDGFFCPALSKAVKTMKKAEEVLLTVRPQYAFGEKGRPSSGTDGAVPPNSSLFVELELVSWKTVTEIGDDQKIIKKILKEGEGYDRPKEGAVATVKFIGKLQDGTVFVKKGYDEEEPFEFKTDEEQVIEGLDLAVATMKKGEIALVTIPPEYAFLSTESKQDLAVVPPNSTVIYEVELVSFVKEKESWDMNTEEKIEAAAKKKEEGNALFKLGKYARASKRYEKGEKFVEHDSSFGDDEKKQSRALKAACNLNNAACKLKLKNYKEAEKLCSKVLELESRNVKALYRRAQAYIQLADLDLAELDIKKALEIDPENRDVKIEYKALKEKVREYNKKEAKFYGNIFAKMSK, from the exons ATGGACGAGGACTTCGATCTCCCTGTCGACGAGGAGATTCCGGACGATGGTATGATGGACCTCCCCGATGACGAGAGCCCGACGCTCGACGTGGGCGAGGAGAAAGAGATCGGGAAGCAGGGGCTCAAGAAGAAACTCGTGAAGAAGGGAGATGGGTGGGAGACTCCCGAAGTAGGAGATGAGGTTGAAG TGCACTACACCGGAACTCTGCTTGATGGCACGAAGTTCGATTCAAGCCGTGATAGCGGGACGCCGTTCAAGTTCAAGCTTGGTCAAG GCCAAGTCATCAAGGGATGGGATCAAGGTATAAAAACTATGAAGAAGGGTGAAAATGCCATCTTCACCATACCTCCAGAACTGGCTTATGGAGAATCTGGTTCTCCTCCAACTATCCCACCCAATGCCATTCTTCAATTTGATGTTGAGCTGCTGTCATGGTCTAGCGTTAAGGATATATGCAAAGATGGCGGTATAATCAAGAAAATCCTGAAGGCAGGAGAAAAATGGGAGAATCCCAAAGATCTGGACGAAGTGCTTG TCAAATATGAAGCACGCCTTGAGGACGGGACTGTGATCTCAAAGTCAGAGGCAGTAGAGTTTACTGTTAAAGATG GTTTCTTTTGTCCTGCATTATCTAAAGCTGTAAAGACGATGAAGAAGGCCGAAGAGGTGCTTCTCACAGTGAGACCACAAT ATGCATTTGGTGAGAAGGGCAGACCAAGTTCTGGTACTGATGGAGCTGTGCCACCAAATTCAAGTCTCTTTGTGGAGCTTGAGTTGGTTTCTTGGAAGACAGTTACAGAGATAGGGGATGATCAAAAGATAATTAAGAAGATTCTTAAAGAAGGAGAAGGTTATGATCGACCAAAGGAAGGAGCAGTCGCGACAG TGAAATTTATTGGAAAACTACAAGATGGGACAGTTTTTGTGAAGAAGGGTTATGATGAAGAGGAACCATTTGAATTCAAGACCGATGAAG AGCAAGTTATCGAGGGTCTTGACCTAGCAGTGGCAACTATGAAGAAGGGAGAAATCGCTTTGGTAACTATACCACCTGAGTATGCATTCTTGTCCACTGAGTCAAAGCAGGACCTCGCCGTTGTTCCTCCTAACTCCACTGTTATTTATGAGGTCGAGCTTGTATCGTTTGTGAAG GAGAAAGAGTCATGGGACATGAACACTGAAGAGAAGATTGAAGCAGCTGCTAAGAAAAAAGAAGAGGGAAATGCACTCTTCAAATTGGGAAAATATGCTAGAGCTTCCAAGAGATATGAAAAG GGTGAAAAGTTTGTTGAGCATGATAGCTCATTCGGTGACGATGAAAAGAAACAATCTAGAGCTTTAAAAGCAGCATGCAATCTCAATAATGCAGCATGTAAATTGAAGCTTAAAAACTACAAAGAGGCAGAAAAGCTTTGTTCTAAG GTACTGGAGTTGGAAAGCAGAAATGTTAAGGCCCTGTATAGGAGGGCCCAAGCTTATATTCAGCTTGCTGATTTAGATCTTGCAGAGTTGGACATCAAGAAGGCACTTGAAATTGATCCTGAGAACAG GGATGTGAAAATTGAGTACAAAGCTTTGAAGGAGAAGGTTAGAGAATATAACAAGAAGGAAGCCAAGTTTTACGGCAACATATTCGCCAAAATGAGCAAATAG